The Phycisphaerae bacterium genome segment CGCCTGACGGCTCGGACGTCACGGCGTGGGGCATGGATGTGGACTCCCTGCTCGGTGCCGACCCGCCGACGGTCTGGGCGCTGACGCAGGACCTGACGGCCGTCAACGGCCCCATCGCCACACCGACGGCCGAGCCTCCGATTCAATCGCAGGAGTCAGTCCAGTGGTTCACAACAACGGCCAGCATCGGCGGCGTGACAAGAGAACCGCTACCCGCTGGACAGACGACCCTGGCCACGCTGGCGCTGACCATCTCGCCCGAGCCCGGAACGTACCACCTGACCCTGACGGATGCTCAGTTCGTCGACACGATCCATGTGACGCACCCCGCCACGACCGGCCAGCCGCTGGTGATTGTGGTTGGGCAATAGGGGCTCGAACAGGCAAAGACAGAACGCCGAATTGCAGAACTGTGCCCGGAGTGAGTCATCGTACAACGCTGGGGTCAGCCCGGCTGTGTGGCGGCTGCCTTCTCTCTGGCCTGCGGCTGCGGATCCATAACGGCGGGGGCCGCGCCATAGGCGTTGTTGCGGACGTGAGTACCGGCCGACGCTCGAACCGCCGCCTGCGGACTGTCGTGGCGCGGGAACCAGTTGCCGAACACCTCGCACGTTTCCTGTGGCACGCCGCGGATAGCCACCGCGTGTTCGGGCGCGCGGAAGGTGTTGTGGTGGATGGCGATTCTCGTGCCGGCGATGTCCGTGCCGTCCTTGCGGTCGCGCCCGCCGTGCATGTCGAAGCAGTGGCTGAGCGAGGTGCCCAGTTCGACGTTGTGCCTGGCTTCGTAGCTGCACCCCGGCCGGCCGGTACCGGCAATGGAGTGGCGGTTGAAGTCAAACAGGTTCCGCTCGATCAGCGACGAAGCGGTATCGTGGCTAACGCCGTAGCCCAGTCCGTTGTACTGGCAATGGTGAATGAAGCAGTGGTGAATATGGTGCCGGTCGCCGCGCGAAAGCTTGACGCCGCAATGGCTGAAACCCGAAATCTCGCAGTTGTCGACCTCCAGGCCAGGGTGCTCGGTGCCGATGCCGGCGGAGGTCGGGAACTTGTAGTAGTACTCGTGCCCGCGGCCCTCGGCGAACGATCGGTGGTGATGGTCAAGGTATCGCTTGGGGTTGGGGCCGCGGATCCGCAGCCCGGTGACCCGCACGTCGGGGCCGGCTGCCCGGATGAGTAGCGGTGTCTTGAGGGCATCGGAGCAGAGCAGGGCTCCCACCGAGCCGTTCTCCCCGCGATTGCCCGCCAGCGTGACACCGGCGGGGACTTGCAGAACCAGTTCCTCGATGTACACCCGGGCAGTGCAGTCGATCTCCGTTTCGCCCGGGATGAATACGACCTGCCCGGCCTTGGCCTTGCCGAGGGCGTCGATCAGTTGGTCCAGGTTCTTGACGGTCAAATCACCCTTGCCGATGATTTGCTTGTACCCGCGCCCGCCACCAATGGGACCGAAATCATCTGCCTGCGCCCCGTACTTCTCGCCGTTGATTTCAACAAACGTCGCCTCCTGCGACTGACCCGCTGCCGCCTGCAGAAGTGACGCCATCAGTATGACCATCCAAGACATGAGTCGCATCCTTTCCAAGGTCGGGTGCCATGCCCACGGTTCTGCGTGGGCATGATCGCCCGAAACCGGCTGGACCGAGATTCCCATCTCGGTCCTCTTCGAGTGCGGATTCTCATCCGCCGCCACCAGAGGCGAAAAGATTCGCCAAAGGGGTGGTGCGAGAAGGGATTCTCGCACCAGCGGTTCTCAGATGAATACCCCCCGCATAAACCGGGGGCTCGCCGCCAAACCGCAGGGCTCGCTGTTACCAATTCAAGCTCGCCCGCCACGCCTTGGCCAGATCGGCCAGCGGCACCTCACTCCGGCGATCGCCTGCCCTCCAAATCAGCTTTTCGTTGCGAGCCGTCGTCGCGATCCTGCGGGCAAAAACGCCCGCGCGCTGCTCGGCGATTCGGGCAACATCATTCGCCGCCGACTCAGGCACTTGCAGAATGTACCCGCTGGTACCGGGCGAAAACGGACACAGATCGGTAAACGTCGCCTCGATGCCGCACTGGCCGGCAAAGGCCATCTCGGCCAGGGCCTGCAGGATGCCGCCGTCGCTGCAGTCGTGGGCGGCCAGGACCTTGCCCGATCGAATGAGTTCGCTGACGGCCGCGTGCAGACCGGCGGCGTCCTTGATCAGCGCCTCCGACCACTGCCGGGCCTTCAGCCCGACGTAGAAGAACAGCGTGGGCTGGTCACTGGGCTTGGCGTCCATGGTCACGCATCGTTTGACATCGTCGATCACGCTCATCGCACTGATCAGCAGCGTCTCGGGAATGCGAATGCGGTTGTTGAACAGCGGCATCATCTCGCCAAGCTGCCTGGCGTCGTTGGCATCGAGAGCGAACTCGTTGTTGAGCGAGTCTTTGCCGGAGATGAACGGCGTACCGAAGGCCACCGCCGCGTCGTAGCATCCCTGGCAGGCCCGGACGAGCGCGCCCATCGTCTGCGGATCCTCGCAGTTGCCCCAGCAGAAGTTGTCGAGGATGGCCGTGCGGTTCGGATCGCCGCCGACGCAAATCACGTTGCGGAGCGACTCGTCGATGGCCGCAACCGCCATCCAATAGGGGTCGACGTCACTCAGCGACGGGCAGATGCCGTTGGCCAGAACAATGCCTTTGTCGCTGGACAGCCTCGGCCGCAATACCGCCGCGTCCGACGGCCCCAGGCCGGGGCCCACCAACGACTTGACCACGCTGGCTCCCTGGACCTCGTGATCGTACTGACGGATGATCCATTCCTTGCTGGCGGTGTTGAGATCCGACAGACGGCTCAGGAGCAGGTCTCGCCCACCCGGCATGTTGGCATGCCCACGCGGAGCCGTGGGCATGGCACCCAGCACTCCTTCCCCCCTTGCCAAGGGGGGATCGAGGGGGGTCGCGCCTGATACCGCGGGTTTCCACGTCGCTTCCCTGCGGGTCTTCGGAACACCACCGTGCAGGAACCGGGCATCGATGTCGCCGACCTGTTTGCCGTCATACTTAATGATCAGCCGCCCGTCGTTGCGGAATGTGCCGATGACTGTCGCCTCGACGTTCTCCGCCTCGCAAATCGCTCGCACCTTCTCCCAGTTGCCCGGCGGAACGGCCAGCACCATCCGCTCCTGGGCCTCGCTGATCCAGATCTCGTCATATCGCAGGCCGGCGTACTTGAGCGGCACCTTCGATAGCTCGACGTCAGCTCCGAGCTTCTCGCCCATTTCGCCGACCGCGCTGCTCAGGCCGCCCGCCCCGCAATCGGTCGTCGCCGTGTAGAGGCATCCGTCGGCGTGGTCGCGGGCCCGCATCATCGCGTCGAGCACCTTCTTCTCAGTGATGGCGTCGCCGATCTGAACGGCGTGTGAAAACTCGTCGGCGTGTGTATCCGTCAACTCCGACGATGAGAACGTCGCGCCGTGAATGCCGTCGCGCCCGGTACGCCCGCCGATCAGCACGATCAGGTCTCCCGGGTTCGGCTTCTTTTCAATACACCGGTTGGGCATCAATCCCACGCAACCGCAAAACACCAGCGGGTTGCCGAGATATCGATTGTCGAAAACGACCGCGCCGTTGACGGTCGGAATGCCCATACGGTTGCCGTAGTCGCGAACGCCGGCCACGACGCCTTTGAGAATTCGACGCGGGTGCAGCACCCCCTTGGGCAGCAGGTTCATGGGGAAGTCCGGCCGACCGACGCAGAAGACATCCGTGTTGGCGATCGGCTTGGCCCCCAGCCCGACACCCATCACATCGCGGATGCACCCGCCGATACCGGTGGCGGCTCCGCCGTAAGGCTCGATGGCCGACGGGTGGTTGTGCGTCTCGACCTTGAACGCGACCGCGTAATCCTTGTCGAATTCGATCACCCCCGCGTTGTCCTTGAACACCGACAGGCACCAGTTGACCCGTCCGCTGCCGGTCAGGTCGTTGGTTGCCCGGGCAACGGTGTCGCGCAGCAGATTCTCATAACACACCTCGACCGTGCCGTCCGGCAGCATCTTCTGTGAGGCCGACGACGTCTTCGGGAACGCCGCGCCGCGATACCGAACCGCGCTCTTGAGGGTCTTGTGGACGCAGTGCTCGCTCCAGGTCTGGGCGAACATCTCCAACTCGAGGTCCGTCGGATCACGGCCGAGCGTGCGATAGTGATCCTGGATGGTCTTCATTTCTTCGAGCGATAAAAAGAGATGCGCCTCGCGCGAAAGCTTCCGCAAGGCCACGTCGTCAAGCCGGCGCAACGGCACGTAACGCAATTCGAAATCGCGTTTCGGCGCGACCGGCAGATGCTGTGGCCGGACGTCATGGCGTCCGAACCCGCTGAGATACGCCTCTTCGATGCAGTCGTTGTAGAACAACCGCCGGGCAACGAACTCAAGCTCGTCGAGGTTCGCAAGCCCCTGCAGGCGATACAGCCTCGCGGTTGAAATCGCCAGTGCGCGGGTGTCGATGCCCATGTCGGCCACCGCCGCCAGAGTCGACGCCGCCACCGGATCCATGACGCCTCCCTTGAGATGCACCTCGATCTCGCAGTCAGAATCGTCATGGGCCGGTTCCCGCTCGTCGCCGCCGCGATGCAGGCGATACGATTCGGTGATCGGGTCCGCCAGCAACAAAGAGGCAATCCGTTCGAGGACGGTCTCCGGAAGATCCGTCTCCATCAGAAAAAGCCGGCTGGACGCCACCACCCGGACATGCGGCAGACCCAGTTCGTGAATGTCGCGGAGGATGGCCGCCCCGTGGGAGTCGAGTTCCGCTCGCTTGGGTGAAACCGTGATCCGCCATAGAGGTGAGGCGGTGTGTTGACTCATGGAGGTAATACCTTCTTCCTGTAACGTCTCGATATCCATTTGTTGCGGGCTTCTTGACCGGCGGCCAGCCATTTCAGAATGGCCTGGGCATCATCGTCATCGAGCTTCTGGCGGAACCATCGCAGCTCGGCAACCAGCCGATCGATCGCCTGGAGCACGGCCCGCCGGTTGGTCCTGAAAATATCCGTCCACATAGTCGCATCCCCGCCGGCGATTCTGGTCGCGTCCGCAAACCCCGGGCCCGCGAGATCGATGGCCGATTCGCAAACCGCCAGATTGACCAGAGCGGCGGCAACAGCGTGCGGCAGATGGCTGACCCGGGCCAACAACCGATCGTGCCGTTCGGGGCTGGTCACCACCGTTCGACACCCCAGCGCCTCCCAAAACCTGCGCATCCAACTGACGGTCGCCGGCTTCGTTCGGGAAGTCGGGGTAAGGATGCAGGTCGACAATTGAAACAAATCCGCGCGGGCGAACTCAACACCCGTCTTCTCTGAACCTGCCATGGGATGGGAACCGACAAAGCGAACCGGGTCGGGCAAGAGGCGCTCGGCCATCCGGACGACCTGGGCTTTCGTGCTGGCAACGTCCGTAACGTAGGTTCCCGGTGACAGCGCCGGGGCCATTCGGGTTATCAGACCATCGAACTGACGGATGGGCGTACACAGAATGACCAGTTGGGAGCCGGAAACTGCCTTGGCGACGTCCCGGGTCACGACGTCCACGGCATCGCAATTGAGGGCTTTCCGCAGGGAGGAAGCCCGGCGTCCGGCTCCAATACGACATCCGCCAAATCCTGCGGCGCGCAGAGCCAACCCAATCGACCCACCCAATAAACCTACTCCGATGATCGCGATTTGGTCTAAATTCTTTATATCAATGATCTTGTGCACGACTATGGGGTGCCTCCAAGTGCGCCTACTGTAGCCGGGGGGTGGGGGTTGCGTCAAATGACCCTTGCTTCATCGAGCCGACGTGATATCCTATACCACTTGTGCCCGGGACAACGACTGCAGATGGCGCGGACTGCGGCGAAGTCTGGGCCGTGAGACTGAGCAGAAAGATACCATGAGCACACTGTCCGGAGTACGTCCAGCCGGTGATATGCTCTCCATCCCGGGGGTCATGCTGGAATTTGAGAAACCCCTGTTGCGGATCGAGCGGGAGATCGCCGAGCTGGAGGCCGTTCAAAACACCACCCAGCGGGATCTTTCCGCTGAGCTGAAAGAACTGCGGACTACGCTCGAGAGCATGATGCGCCGGACCTATGCCCGGCTGACCCCGTGGGAAACCGTCCTGGTTGCCCGACACCCCCGCCGGCCCGGGCTGCGAGACTATATCGAGGGCTGTGTCAAGGACTTCTGTGAACTGAGCGGGGATCGCTGTTTCGGAAACGACAAGGCGAT includes the following:
- a CDS encoding prephenate dehydrogenase; this encodes MHKIIDIKNLDQIAIIGVGLLGGSIGLALRAAGFGGCRIGAGRRASSLRKALNCDAVDVVTRDVAKAVSGSQLVILCTPIRQFDGLITRMAPALSPGTYVTDVASTKAQVVRMAERLLPDPVRFVGSHPMAGSEKTGVEFARADLFQLSTCILTPTSRTKPATVSWMRRFWEALGCRTVVTSPERHDRLLARVSHLPHAVAAALVNLAVCESAIDLAGPGFADATRIAGGDATMWTDIFRTNRRAVLQAIDRLVAELRWFRQKLDDDDAQAILKWLAAGQEARNKWISRRYRKKVLPP
- a CDS encoding right-handed parallel beta-helix repeat-containing protein gives rise to the protein MSWMVILMASLLQAAAGQSQEATFVEINGEKYGAQADDFGPIGGGRGYKQIIGKGDLTVKNLDQLIDALGKAKAGQVVFIPGETEIDCTARVYIEELVLQVPAGVTLAGNRGENGSVGALLCSDALKTPLLIRAAGPDVRVTGLRIRGPNPKRYLDHHHRSFAEGRGHEYYYKFPTSAGIGTEHPGLEVDNCEISGFSHCGVKLSRGDRHHIHHCFIHHCQYNGLGYGVSHDTASSLIERNLFDFNRHSIAGTGRPGCSYEARHNVELGTSLSHCFDMHGGRDRKDGTDIAGTRIAIHHNTFRAPEHAVAIRGVPQETCEVFGNWFPRHDSPQAAVRASAGTHVRNNAYGAAPAVMDPQPQAREKAAATQPG
- a CDS encoding phosphoribosylformylglycinamidine synthase subunit PurS, giving the protein MSQHTASPLWRITVSPKRAELDSHGAAILRDIHELGLPHVRVVASSRLFLMETDLPETVLERIASLLLADPITESYRLHRGGDEREPAHDDSDCEIEVHLKGGVMDPVAASTLAAVADMGIDTRALAISTARLYRLQGLANLDELEFVARRLFYNDCIEEAYLSGFGRHDVRPQHLPVAPKRDFELRYVPLRRLDDVALRKLSREAHLFLSLEEMKTIQDHYRTLGRDPTDLELEMFAQTWSEHCVHKTLKSAVRYRGAAFPKTSSASQKMLPDGTVEVCYENLLRDTVARATNDLTGSGRVNWCLSVFKDNAGVIEFDKDYAVAFKVETHNHPSAIEPYGGAATGIGGCIRDVMGVGLGAKPIANTDVFCVGRPDFPMNLLPKGVLHPRRILKGVVAGVRDYGNRMGIPTVNGAVVFDNRYLGNPLVFCGCVGLMPNRCIEKKPNPGDLIVLIGGRTGRDGIHGATFSSSELTDTHADEFSHAVQIGDAITEKKVLDAMMRARDHADGCLYTATTDCGAGGLSSAVGEMGEKLGADVELSKVPLKYAGLRYDEIWISEAQERMVLAVPPGNWEKVRAICEAENVEATVIGTFRNDGRLIIKYDGKQVGDIDARFLHGGVPKTRREATWKPAVSGATPLDPPLARGEGVLGAMPTAPRGHANMPGGRDLLLSRLSDLNTASKEWIIRQYDHEVQGASVVKSLVGPGLGPSDAAVLRPRLSSDKGIVLANGICPSLSDVDPYWMAVAAIDESLRNVICVGGDPNRTAILDNFCWGNCEDPQTMGALVRACQGCYDAAVAFGTPFISGKDSLNNEFALDANDARQLGEMMPLFNNRIRIPETLLISAMSVIDDVKRCVTMDAKPSDQPTLFFYVGLKARQWSEALIKDAAGLHAAVSELIRSGKVLAAHDCSDGGILQALAEMAFAGQCGIEATFTDLCPFSPGTSGYILQVPESAANDVARIAEQRAGVFARRIATTARNEKLIWRAGDRRSEVPLADLAKAWRASLNW